The following proteins are encoded in a genomic region of Comamonas resistens:
- a CDS encoding NADPH:quinone oxidoreductase family protein produces MHAWLCTTPTGVETLKWTEQPTPAPGPGQVLLEIKAASLNFPDLLIVQNKYQIKPPLPFVPGSEYAGVVQAVGEGVKHLQVGQHVACLSGTGGFATHTLAPAAMCMPLQGSFPFVDAAAFIMTYATSHHALIDRGQLKAGETVLVLGAAGGVGTAAIQIAKAAGARVIAAASTDEKCALCKTQGADATINYSQGDLREAIKAATDGKGPDVIYDPVGGDFAEPAFRSIAWRGRYLVIGFASGPIPSLPLNLPLLKGASLVGVFWGDFAKREPQNNAAMMQELAQWYGHGKIKPVIDRTMPMSELFAAYERMGSRQVQGKLVLVNE; encoded by the coding sequence ATGCACGCTTGGCTCTGCACCACGCCCACCGGCGTTGAAACCCTGAAGTGGACCGAACAGCCCACTCCCGCACCCGGCCCCGGCCAGGTGCTTCTGGAGATCAAGGCCGCCAGCCTGAACTTCCCGGATCTGCTGATCGTGCAGAACAAATACCAGATCAAGCCTCCCCTGCCCTTTGTACCCGGCTCCGAGTACGCGGGCGTGGTGCAGGCCGTGGGCGAAGGGGTCAAACACCTCCAGGTCGGCCAGCATGTGGCCTGCCTTTCAGGCACGGGTGGATTCGCGACACATACGCTGGCACCCGCCGCCATGTGCATGCCGCTGCAAGGCAGCTTCCCCTTTGTCGATGCCGCCGCCTTCATCATGACCTATGCGACGTCGCACCATGCGCTGATAGACCGGGGCCAGCTCAAGGCGGGCGAAACCGTGCTGGTGCTGGGCGCGGCCGGCGGCGTGGGCACGGCAGCCATACAGATTGCCAAGGCCGCTGGCGCACGCGTGATTGCAGCAGCTTCCACCGATGAAAAATGTGCGCTGTGCAAAACGCAGGGAGCAGACGCCACCATCAACTACAGCCAGGGTGATTTGCGCGAGGCCATCAAGGCCGCCACCGATGGTAAGGGCCCCGATGTGATTTACGACCCGGTGGGTGGCGACTTTGCCGAACCGGCCTTCCGCTCCATCGCCTGGCGTGGCCGCTATCTGGTCATCGGTTTTGCCTCCGGCCCCATTCCCTCGCTGCCGCTGAATCTGCCACTGCTCAAGGGCGCCTCGCTGGTCGGCGTGTTCTGGGGCGACTTCGCCAAGCGCGAACCACAGAACAACGCGGCCATGATGCAGGAGCTGGCCCAGTGGTATGGTCATGGCAAGATCAAGCCAGTGATAGACCGCACCATGCCCATGAGCGAGCTGTTTGCCGCCTATGAACGCATGGGATCGCGCCAGGTACAGGGCAAGCTGGTACTGGTCAACGAGTGA
- a CDS encoding alkaline phosphatase D family protein codes for MFSPLLTPTADRRRFLIASSLATAVGALPAWARAGEALAHNPFTLGIASGDPQPDNILIWTRLSAPPAYLGSDIAPELAPQTVYWEVAHDEQFRQPVAQGQSMALPEHGHALHIQVNGLSPDRWYFYRFRCGNAFSTTGRCRTSPAAGSSAQKLRMAVASCQRWEHGFYTAWADAAQAAPDLVLFLGDYIYEYAQHAKSEGLARPQPLRTARTLQDYRDRYALHKSDAHLQAAHAACNWSVIWDDHEVENDYASQYGRGEPAHFLARRNAAWQAFYENMPLRANALQRGSQGLALYRSLQWGNLARLHLLDGRQYRDLQACRPEGKASTGTVDPKECAALHDPGRSFLGWEQERWLGRQLQADAGSASHAPQWSTLVQTTLFAARKHPSGKQSTDSWDGYPEARQRLVRQISESRPRNSVLLGGDIHQNYVCNIPALSDEAPGQRNPVVASEFCGTSISSHSGTSQTKVDAIVQNSPQVTYARCDERGYSLVEITPRQMMTELRAVTDPLKADSSVYTLARFAVEDRKPGPIRIG; via the coding sequence ATGTTTTCACCCCTCCTCACACCCACGGCCGATCGCCGGCGCTTTCTGATTGCCTCGAGCCTTGCCACGGCCGTGGGCGCCCTGCCCGCCTGGGCCCGCGCTGGCGAAGCGCTGGCGCATAACCCCTTCACCCTGGGCATTGCCAGCGGCGACCCGCAGCCCGACAACATCCTGATCTGGACCCGGCTAAGCGCGCCACCAGCCTATCTGGGCAGCGATATAGCGCCAGAGCTTGCACCCCAGACCGTGTACTGGGAAGTGGCCCACGATGAGCAGTTTCGCCAACCGGTAGCCCAGGGCCAGAGCATGGCCCTGCCGGAGCATGGCCATGCTCTGCACATCCAGGTCAATGGTCTGAGTCCCGATCGCTGGTACTTCTACCGCTTTCGCTGTGGCAATGCCTTCAGCACCACAGGCCGCTGCCGCACTTCCCCCGCTGCCGGATCCAGCGCTCAGAAGCTCCGCATGGCCGTGGCCTCCTGCCAGCGCTGGGAGCATGGCTTCTACACCGCCTGGGCCGATGCGGCGCAGGCGGCACCGGATCTGGTGCTGTTTCTGGGCGACTACATCTATGAATATGCCCAGCACGCCAAATCCGAAGGGCTGGCCCGCCCCCAGCCGCTGCGCACCGCCCGGACACTGCAGGACTATCGCGACCGCTACGCTCTGCACAAAAGCGATGCCCATCTGCAGGCCGCCCACGCGGCTTGCAACTGGTCGGTCATCTGGGATGACCACGAGGTAGAAAATGACTACGCATCCCAATACGGACGTGGGGAACCCGCTCACTTTTTGGCAAGACGCAACGCCGCCTGGCAGGCTTTCTATGAAAACATGCCGCTGCGGGCCAATGCCCTGCAGCGCGGCTCTCAAGGCCTGGCCCTCTATCGCAGCCTGCAATGGGGAAATCTGGCCCGACTGCATCTGCTCGATGGCCGCCAATACCGTGATCTGCAAGCCTGCCGCCCCGAAGGCAAGGCCAGCACCGGTACGGTGGACCCCAAAGAATGCGCAGCGCTGCACGACCCCGGACGCAGCTTTCTGGGCTGGGAACAAGAGCGCTGGCTGGGCCGGCAATTGCAGGCCGATGCAGGCTCTGCCAGCCATGCCCCGCAATGGAGCACACTGGTGCAGACCACGCTGTTTGCCGCCCGCAAGCACCCCAGCGGCAAGCAGTCCACCGACAGTTGGGACGGCTACCCTGAAGCCCGCCAGCGCCTGGTACGCCAGATCAGCGAAAGCCGGCCCCGTAACAGCGTGCTGCTGGGTGGCGACATCCACCAGAACTATGTCTGCAACATTCCCGCCCTGAGCGATGAGGCCCCCGGGCAGCGCAACCCCGTGGTTGCCAGCGAGTTCTGCGGCACATCCATCAGCTCGCACAGTGGCACGAGCCAGACCAAGGTGGACGCCATTGTGCAAAACAGCCCGCAAGTCACTTATGCACGCTGTGATGAGCGTGGTTACAGCCTGGTGGAAATCACGCCCCGCCAGATGATGACCGAGCTGCGCGCCGTCACCGATCCGCTCAAGGCCGACAGCAGCGTCTATACCCTGGCACGCTTTGCAGTGGAGGACCGCAAGCCGGGCCCCATCCGCATCGGTTGA
- a CDS encoding phospholipase D family protein gives MPYTSAAAPAFPFWRSAATGLLLAGLLTGCGLPPMPQRTETHAISAEESRQTLLGQGLAPLEQIHPGKSGIHFLPDAYDAFAARALLARAAQRTLDVQYYIWRNDTTGHLLLDELLLAADRGVRVRLLLDDGGTGGLDATLSALDQHPNIEIRLFNPFALRTPKALGYLTEFSRTQRRMHNKSYTADSAASIVGGRNIGDEYFAATDGVLFADLDVVTTGSVVQEISREFDRYWNSPSAYPATSILPPMPERAVERVYEGLHADVNRPESRAYVEAVRQSRFSQELLAGTLPLQWAPTTLVSDDPAKVLSEAAKEDLMLSQLAPIIGKPEHFLELVSPYFVPTKAGVEAFARLRDQGVRVRILTNSLEATDVAMVHAGYEKYRKPLLEKGVELYEMRREVDLQPQSTTARVASQVRAEEKREPPSPATLSGSSATGSSGASLHAKTFAVDGQHLFVGSFNFDPRSAMLNTELGVVIQHPEMARQITTALDQHLPRMAYKVELDQKQKLHWSGLNPRPPHEPQSFGTDPGTSWFKQLLVRVMSWLPIEGLL, from the coding sequence ATGCCATATACAAGTGCTGCAGCCCCTGCGTTTCCATTCTGGCGGTCTGCCGCCACCGGCCTGCTTCTGGCCGGTCTGCTCACCGGCTGCGGGCTCCCGCCCATGCCCCAGCGCACGGAAACCCATGCCATCAGCGCCGAGGAGTCCCGGCAGACCTTGCTGGGTCAGGGGCTGGCGCCGCTGGAGCAGATCCATCCCGGTAAAAGCGGCATTCACTTCCTGCCCGACGCCTATGACGCGTTTGCGGCTCGCGCCCTGCTGGCCCGGGCGGCACAGCGCACGCTTGACGTGCAGTACTACATCTGGCGCAACGACACCACAGGCCACCTGCTGCTGGACGAATTGCTGCTGGCCGCAGATCGTGGCGTGCGTGTGCGCCTGCTGCTCGATGATGGCGGCACGGGGGGCCTCGATGCCACCCTTTCCGCGCTCGACCAGCACCCCAATATCGAAATACGCCTGTTCAACCCCTTTGCGCTGCGCACGCCCAAGGCCCTGGGCTACCTGACCGAGTTCTCGCGCACCCAGCGGCGCATGCACAACAAGAGCTACACGGCGGACTCTGCGGCTTCCATCGTCGGTGGGCGCAATATCGGCGATGAGTACTTTGCCGCGACAGACGGAGTGCTGTTCGCCGACCTGGATGTGGTGACCACCGGATCCGTGGTCCAAGAGATTTCACGCGAATTTGACCGTTACTGGAACAGCCCGTCGGCCTACCCCGCCACCAGCATCCTGCCCCCCATGCCCGAGCGTGCGGTCGAGCGCGTCTATGAAGGCCTGCACGCCGATGTGAACCGACCCGAGTCCAGAGCCTATGTCGAAGCCGTGCGCCAAAGCCGCTTCAGCCAGGAACTGCTGGCCGGCACCTTGCCGCTGCAATGGGCGCCCACCACGCTGGTCAGCGATGACCCCGCCAAGGTTCTCAGCGAAGCGGCCAAGGAAGACCTGATGCTGTCGCAGCTGGCACCCATCATCGGCAAGCCCGAGCATTTTCTGGAACTGGTCTCACCCTATTTTGTGCCCACCAAGGCCGGTGTCGAGGCCTTTGCCCGCCTGCGCGATCAAGGTGTGCGCGTGCGCATCCTGACCAACAGCCTGGAAGCGACCGACGTTGCCATGGTCCATGCCGGCTACGAGAAATACCGCAAGCCGCTGCTGGAGAAAGGCGTGGAGCTGTACGAAATGCGGCGCGAAGTCGATCTGCAGCCCCAGTCCACCACCGCCAGGGTCGCCAGCCAAGTACGCGCCGAGGAAAAGCGCGAGCCGCCCTCACCCGCGACACTCAGCGGCAGCTCGGCCACCGGCAGCTCCGGCGCCAGCCTTCATGCCAAGACCTTTGCCGTCGATGGTCAGCATCTGTTCGTGGGCTCGTTCAACTTCGACCCACGCTCGGCCATGCTCAATACCGAGCTGGGCGTGGTGATCCAGCACCCCGAGATGGCCCGGCAGATCACCACTGCGCTGGACCAGCACCTGCCGCGCATGGCGTACAAGGTGGAACTGGATCAGAAGCAGAAACTGCACTGGAGCGGACTGAACCCGCGGCCACCGCACGAGCCGCAGTCCTTCGGTACGGACCCCGGTACCAGCTGGTTCAAGCAGCTGCTGGTGCGGGTGATGAGCTGGCTGCCGATCGAGGGCCTGCTGTAG
- a CDS encoding NAD(P)/FAD-dependent oxidoreductase, whose product MEHTVDPSEHTDVQQTRRARRNRDSHAARIVVVGGGVAGLEVATALGKLGSDSIDSVTLVDSDSAHVWKPMLHTIAAGTRDLAQQQTTYLAQASDAHFAYQPGEMCGLDREAGEILLAPIYAPDGRELVAGRRLPYDKLVIAVGSGANDFGTSGVNEHCFMIDSRRKADAFNQEIRLRMVRCMASGEPLQVAIVGGGATGVELAAELVQLAESATAYGALGEAAKFRIVLIEAGPRLLPSFPEEISEATRVRLQALGVSVIVSGRVSCATEQGFELANGELVPASLRVWAAGVKAPEFLTRLGLQTTRSNQLLVNDAMQTSDPDIYALGDCASYTLPGQEAPLPPTAQVAHQQARYLIETLPHVLERPGAQTVGFAYRDFGALVSLAHYDAYGSLGKFGLFNGGVIRGRLAMLSHIMLYRSHQARLYGFWRGGLLWLIDLMNSRLRPSIRLD is encoded by the coding sequence ATGGAACACACCGTCGATCCCTCCGAGCACACCGATGTTCAACAGACCCGCAGAGCGCGCAGGAATCGCGACTCCCATGCGGCGCGCATTGTGGTGGTGGGTGGAGGAGTGGCCGGGCTGGAGGTGGCCACGGCGCTGGGCAAGCTGGGCAGCGACAGCATAGACAGCGTGACGCTGGTGGACAGCGATTCGGCCCATGTCTGGAAGCCCATGTTGCACACCATTGCGGCGGGAACGCGGGATCTGGCCCAGCAGCAGACCACCTATCTGGCCCAGGCCAGCGATGCTCACTTCGCCTACCAGCCTGGCGAGATGTGCGGTCTGGACCGCGAGGCAGGTGAAATCTTGCTGGCCCCCATCTATGCCCCCGATGGCCGTGAGCTGGTGGCAGGCCGGCGCCTGCCTTATGACAAGCTGGTCATCGCCGTGGGCAGCGGTGCCAATGACTTCGGCACGTCGGGCGTCAACGAGCACTGCTTCATGATCGACTCGCGCCGCAAGGCCGATGCCTTCAACCAGGAAATCCGCTTGCGCATGGTGCGCTGCATGGCCAGTGGCGAGCCGTTGCAGGTCGCCATTGTGGGCGGTGGTGCCACAGGCGTTGAATTGGCTGCAGAGCTTGTCCAGCTTGCGGAGAGTGCTACTGCTTACGGAGCGTTGGGCGAAGCCGCCAAGTTCCGTATCGTGCTGATCGAGGCCGGCCCCAGGCTGCTGCCCAGTTTTCCCGAGGAGATCTCCGAGGCGACAAGGGTGCGCCTGCAGGCGTTGGGTGTCTCGGTCATTGTGAGCGGCCGCGTGAGCTGCGCGACCGAGCAGGGCTTCGAGTTGGCCAATGGCGAGCTGGTTCCTGCCAGCCTGCGTGTCTGGGCGGCCGGGGTGAAGGCGCCGGAATTTCTGACCCGCCTGGGCCTGCAGACCACGCGCAGCAACCAGTTGCTGGTCAACGATGCGATGCAGACCAGCGACCCCGATATCTATGCGCTGGGCGACTGCGCCAGCTACACGCTGCCCGGCCAGGAAGCCCCTCTGCCGCCCACGGCGCAGGTGGCGCATCAACAGGCACGCTATCTGATCGAGACGCTGCCGCATGTGCTGGAGAGGCCTGGCGCCCAAACCGTGGGCTTTGCCTATCGCGACTTTGGCGCTCTGGTCTCACTCGCGCATTACGACGCCTATGGGTCGCTGGGCAAGTTCGGCCTGTTCAACGGCGGTGTGATTCGTGGCCGCCTGGCCATGCTCAGCCACATCATGCTGTACCGCTCGCACCAGGCCCGGCTCTATGGCTTCTGGCGCGGCGGTCTGTTGTGGCTGATCGATCTGATGAATTCGCGGCTGCGGCCTTCGATCCGTCTCGACTGA
- a CDS encoding ParD-like family protein, with protein MGIVKISDQLHDQVRLSSAALGRSINAQAEHWLRVGQMAEHHPQLNYEGICALLLQQAERDLQLSEPAPAPTALRRPRPVRLVGGLQ; from the coding sequence ATGGGAATCGTCAAAATTTCAGATCAGCTGCACGATCAAGTGCGCCTGTCCAGCGCGGCTCTTGGCCGCTCCATCAACGCTCAGGCCGAGCACTGGCTGCGGGTCGGCCAGATGGCCGAACACCACCCTCAGCTCAATTACGAAGGCATCTGCGCCCTGCTGCTGCAGCAGGCCGAACGTGATCTGCAGCTGAGCGAGCCCGCTCCTGCCCCGACCGCCCTGCGCCGCCCACGCCCAGTGCGTCTTGTCGGAGGTCTGCAATGA
- the map gene encoding type I methionyl aminopeptidase, with translation MKRGKQKTVPIHDASDIYLSRKAGGLAAKVLAMLTPHVQPGISTGELDKLCHDYIVNELRCVPTNVGYYGFPKTVCTSVNHVICHGIPDDKQILKDGDIINVDVAVTTPEGWIGDTSRMYHVGQPSNLAKRLVNTTYEALVAGIHAVKPGATLGDVGHAIQTVAQRERFSIVREYCGHGIGKVYHDEPQVLHYGTPGQGLVLQPGMIFTIEPMLNAGKAATRELADGWTVITNDKSLSAQWEHMVVVTETGFEVLTPWPEGTGEYPAI, from the coding sequence ATGAAGCGCGGCAAGCAAAAAACGGTGCCTATTCATGATGCATCGGATATCTACCTGTCCCGCAAGGCAGGCGGTCTGGCTGCCAAGGTACTGGCCATGCTCACGCCCCATGTCCAACCCGGCATCAGCACGGGCGAGCTGGACAAGCTGTGCCATGACTACATCGTCAACGAACTCCGGTGCGTGCCGACCAATGTGGGCTACTACGGCTTTCCCAAGACCGTATGCACCTCGGTCAACCATGTGATCTGCCACGGCATCCCGGATGACAAGCAAATCCTCAAGGATGGCGACATCATCAACGTGGACGTCGCCGTGACCACGCCCGAAGGCTGGATAGGCGATACCAGCCGCATGTACCACGTGGGCCAGCCCAGCAATCTGGCCAAGCGCCTGGTCAACACCACGTACGAAGCCTTGGTGGCCGGCATCCATGCCGTCAAGCCCGGCGCGACATTGGGCGATGTGGGCCATGCGATTCAGACCGTGGCCCAGCGCGAGCGCTTTTCCATCGTGCGCGAATACTGCGGTCACGGCATCGGCAAGGTCTATCACGACGAGCCCCAAGTGCTGCACTACGGTACACCGGGTCAGGGCCTGGTGCTGCAGCCCGGCATGATCTTCACGATCGAGCCCATGCTCAACGCCGGCAAGGCGGCGACACGCGAGCTGGCAGACGGCTGGACGGTGATCACCAACGACAAATCGCTGTCCGCCCAATGGGAACATATGGTGGTGGTGACCGAAACCGGCTTCGAGGTGCTCACCCCCTGGCCCGAAGGCACGGGCGAATACCCCGCCATCTAA
- a CDS encoding SMR family transporter produces the protein MNNYLYLGLAILSEVIATSFLAKSNGFTNLAPTATALVGYTISFFLLSLTLRTVPTGVAYAIWSGVGIVLVSAVAYFWQGQKLDAPALIGMAMIVGGVLVINLFSKTAGH, from the coding sequence ATGAACAACTATCTGTACCTGGGCCTGGCCATCCTCAGCGAGGTGATCGCCACCTCGTTTCTGGCCAAGTCCAACGGCTTCACCAATCTGGCGCCCACCGCCACTGCCCTGGTGGGCTATACCATCTCTTTTTTCCTGCTCTCCCTGACCTTGCGCACCGTGCCAACGGGCGTGGCCTATGCCATCTGGTCGGGCGTGGGCATCGTGCTGGTGTCTGCCGTGGCCTATTTCTGGCAGGGCCAGAAGCTGGATGCACCGGCCCTGATCGGCATGGCCATGATCGTGGGTGGCGTGCTGGTCATCAATCTGTTTTCCAAGACCGCCGGTCACTGA
- a CDS encoding alpha/beta hydrolase, translated as MNSSSLSFLERPARPGPGQQPWLLVLMHGVGSNERDLFGLAPYVPPQFHVISLRAPFAMGQGAYAWFQFTVDADGTRHIHVPQEQQARALVQQTVQACAEQLGIPAQRIVLGGFSQGGIMALSQLLTQPQTLRGVLIWHSRLLPEIASLHAPVQAFDGKSAWVSHGTYDNVIPLTSAHAIRDRLAQLPLQLSYQEYPGAHEIRPEELGASMQWLQDLTEPAADDDQ; from the coding sequence ATGAATTCATCGTCTTTGAGCTTTCTGGAGCGGCCTGCCCGGCCTGGACCCGGGCAGCAGCCCTGGCTGCTGGTACTCATGCACGGCGTGGGCAGCAACGAGCGGGACTTGTTCGGACTGGCACCCTATGTGCCGCCGCAGTTTCATGTCATCAGCCTGCGTGCGCCGTTTGCCATGGGGCAGGGGGCCTATGCCTGGTTCCAGTTCACCGTGGATGCCGATGGCACCCGCCATATCCATGTACCGCAGGAGCAGCAGGCCCGGGCCCTGGTGCAGCAGACCGTGCAGGCCTGTGCGGAGCAGCTTGGCATTCCTGCGCAGCGCATTGTGCTGGGCGGCTTCAGCCAGGGCGGCATCATGGCGCTGAGCCAGTTGCTGACTCAGCCCCAGACCTTGCGCGGCGTGCTGATCTGGCATAGCCGCCTGCTGCCCGAGATCGCATCGCTGCATGCGCCTGTTCAGGCGTTCGACGGGAAAAGCGCGTGGGTCAGCCACGGCACTTATGACAATGTGATTCCGCTGACCAGTGCACATGCCATACGCGACCGGCTGGCGCAGCTGCCGCTGCAGCTCAGCTATCAGGAGTATCCGGGAGCGCATGAGATACGCCCGGAGGAGCTTGGCGCCAGCATGCAATGGCTGCAGGATCTGACGGAGCCCGCAGCCGATGACGATCAGTGA
- the arfB gene encoding alternative ribosome rescue aminoacyl-tRNA hydrolase ArfB, producing MTQPLLWELQESDVEWTAVRSQGPGGQNVNKVASAVHLRFDVRSSRLPPDVQQRLLALGDSRITSEGVVVIKAQKYRTQEHNLWDGLQRLNALVASVARPPRVRKPTKPTWSSQQRRLQGKSLRSGVKQLRSRPVDRD from the coding sequence ATGACACAGCCGTTGCTTTGGGAACTGCAGGAGTCCGACGTCGAGTGGACGGCCGTGCGCTCGCAAGGCCCTGGCGGCCAGAACGTCAACAAGGTGGCCAGTGCCGTGCATCTGCGCTTTGACGTGCGCAGCTCGCGCCTGCCGCCTGATGTGCAGCAGCGGCTGCTGGCGCTGGGCGATTCGCGCATCACCAGCGAGGGCGTGGTGGTCATCAAGGCGCAGAAGTACCGCACGCAGGAACACAATCTCTGGGATGGGCTGCAGCGCCTCAACGCGCTGGTAGCCAGCGTGGCAAGGCCTCCCCGGGTGCGCAAGCCGACCAAGCCGACCTGGTCTTCACAGCAGCGGCGCCTGCAGGGAAAGAGCCTGCGCAGCGGAGTCAAGCAGCTGCGCAGCCGCCCTGTCGATAGGGATTAG
- a CDS encoding alpha/beta fold hydrolase — translation MAESPQTLQAVADALGLEVPASIQSLLVRSRRVTTPLGEQADAGRMVWHGWEPPAGVARHAVPLVLLHGGSGSWTHWLRVIEPLTQAGYSLWLADLPGFGESDGVPGGTDVDTMIAPLAHGLEQLLAQHGSSPVCDLIGFSFGGMAAGLLAAQHPEHIRQLVLVGAPAMGVTEGRVVRLKGWRHLQDLQAQMQAHHHNLAELMLHDASRIDEETLALHALNVARDRLPRRRLSRTDILAQALPRVKARVAAIYGEFDPLYIGRMDELRAALQRSHAAGVNWQMLHGLGHWVQHEDPAATTAALLKVLA, via the coding sequence ATGGCCGAGTCGCCGCAGACGCTGCAAGCCGTGGCCGACGCGCTGGGGCTGGAGGTGCCTGCAAGCATTCAGAGCCTGCTGGTGCGCAGCCGGCGGGTCACTACACCACTTGGCGAGCAGGCAGATGCTGGACGCATGGTGTGGCATGGTTGGGAGCCCCCAGCTGGTGTGGCCCGCCACGCCGTGCCTCTGGTGCTGCTGCATGGCGGCAGCGGCAGCTGGACGCACTGGCTGCGCGTGATCGAGCCCCTGACCCAGGCGGGCTATAGCCTGTGGCTTGCGGATCTGCCCGGCTTTGGCGAGTCTGATGGCGTGCCCGGTGGCACGGATGTGGATACCATGATTGCGCCACTGGCCCATGGCCTGGAACAGCTGCTGGCGCAGCATGGCAGCTCGCCCGTCTGCGATCTGATCGGGTTTTCCTTTGGCGGCATGGCTGCAGGTTTGCTGGCTGCGCAGCACCCCGAGCATATTCGCCAGCTCGTGCTGGTTGGTGCTCCGGCCATGGGAGTTACCGAGGGGCGGGTGGTCAGGCTCAAGGGCTGGCGTCATCTGCAGGACCTGCAGGCACAGATGCAGGCACATCATCACAATCTGGCCGAGCTGATGCTGCATGATGCCAGCCGCATTGATGAAGAAACTCTGGCCCTGCATGCGCTGAACGTGGCACGTGACCGGCTGCCGCGCCGACGCCTGTCGCGAACCGACATCCTGGCCCAGGCATTGCCGCGGGTGAAGGCCCGCGTGGCTGCCATCTATGGAGAGTTTGACCCACTGTATATCGGTCGCATGGATGAGCTTCGGGCGGCTTTGCAGCGCAGTCATGCGGCGGGCGTGAACTGGCAGATGTTGCACGGCCTGGGTCACTGGGTGCAGCATGAAGACCCGGCAGCCACCACGGCAGCGCTGCTCAAGGTGCTGGCATGA
- the aroQ gene encoding type II 3-dehydroquinate dehydratase: MKTVYVLNGPNLNLLGMREPAIYGSATLEDVKKLCEAACARHGLALEFRQTNHEGELVDWVHEAGLVHAKGELAAVVMNAAAYTHTSVAILDAVKGTGVPLLELHISNVHARESFRHHSYLSAAARAVMCGFGVAGYGLAIEAVAQW; the protein is encoded by the coding sequence GTGAAAACCGTTTACGTACTCAATGGCCCCAATCTCAATCTGCTGGGCATGCGTGAGCCTGCCATCTACGGCTCGGCAACCCTCGAAGATGTGAAAAAGCTTTGCGAAGCGGCTTGCGCACGCCATGGGTTGGCGCTGGAGTTCCGTCAGACCAACCATGAAGGCGAATTGGTGGACTGGGTGCACGAAGCAGGCCTGGTTCATGCAAAGGGCGAACTGGCTGCCGTGGTGATGAATGCTGCCGCCTACACCCATACCAGTGTGGCGATCCTTGATGCGGTCAAGGGCACGGGCGTGCCGCTGCTGGAGCTGCATATTAGCAATGTCCATGCGCGCGAAAGCTTTCGCCACCATTCCTACCTGTCCGCCGCGGCTCGTGCCGTGATGTGCGGCTTTGGCGTGGCTGGCTATGGGTTGGCCATCGAGGCGGTTGCTCAGTGGTAA